In the Aquimarina spinulae genome, AGCAATTCCTTTCAATTTAAGGACGTTTGGATCGGTTCTATCCATATCAAATGCTCCAAATACAGCAAAAAAAGTTTGATACAGCTGTGATGCATATACTAATTGCATTCGATCTTCATCTGCCTCGTTAAGGCTTATTGTCAATGTTAAGTCTAAAGGGTTTAGTTGTTTTGTATTCATTTCTTAATTTTTTTGATTATTTCCCAAAAATGCAAAAGGAATACGCTTTTAGAAATACCCAACTATGGGGATTTTTACATTTTGAATATACACTGAAAATAATTTAATATCCTGTTTAAGTACTAAAAAATTACTTCTTCTCTTTTTTAGAAATAAATATCATCTCAAAATACCCATAAGTAGGTATTGAAATGCATATCAGCATTATATAGTTTTAGCATACCAAATAATCATAATGATTGGCACATATAAATTGGGAAAGGAATATATGATCAACAATCATTGAATTATTTGAAGTAATGAATTTGGGAGAATTAGGAATAGAAATCAATGTATTGATTTACTAGAATAAAAGTAAGGGATTCTTTTTTAAAACAGCAACAGTTGTACACTCCATTCAAATAAAGAAACTTTAGTAAACATCTTAGAGAATACGCAGAAAATTAAACTAAATAACCAAAACGAAAAATATCATGAATTTAGAAAATGCACACGCTTTATTAATAGGGGTTGGTGGAGATCTTCCGATAACCATAGATGATGCCAATGCTATTGCAAAAGTTTTAGGAGACAGTAACAAAGCGGCTTATGATCCAAAAAATGTTATTCTTTTAACAGAAAAAAATGCTACCAGAGAAAATGTCTTGTCCGAGCTTCAAAACATAGTAGAAAAAGTAAAAAATATCGAAGATGCTACCGTAGTGATTTTCTATTCTGGACATGGTGGAAAATATAGAGGCTCTAATGGTAGCGACTATTACCTGTTAACCAATGGTTATGACCCTTATGATAGAGATAATACTATGATTAAGGGGGATGAATTTTCTGAATTAATAAATAGTATAGAAGCTAATAGGCTCCTGGTGATGTTAGACTGCTGTCATGCCGCAGGAATAATAGACGAAAAACCATTAATCAAACTAAAAAGTGCCGATGAACAAATTGTTAATTCTAATATAGAAATACTAAAGAAATTAAAATCCGGAACAGGAAAGGTCTTTATTACCTCATGTGATGATGATGAACAATCTGTGATTCTACCTGATTCAAAAAACAGCTTGTTTACCGAAGTCGTTCTAGAAGCCCTTGAGGGTTATGCCAGTAATGGCGAAGAATATGTGGGGATTATAGATATACTTTATTATGTACTAAGACAAATTCCTAAAAGAATTGAAGCTTATAATCATATACAAAGACCTATAATAAACAAAATAGATGATTTAAGCTCAGATTTTTTTATTTGCAAGGTAGCTAAGTATCTACAAACTGATGAGTTTAGGAGTAAATCAAACCCTGTAGATAAAAGCCAGTTAGAAAAGTTAGCAAACCAATTCAACATCGAAAACTGTAGCGAGCTTATAGTTATCTCTAATAATGGTGATCCTATAGAAGTAATAGAAGATACCACCCTAAAGTCGAAAACACTCAAAGAGATAGAATCTTTAATAACTCAAGGAGAAACAGAAAAGGCAATATCACA is a window encoding:
- a CDS encoding caspase family protein; the encoded protein is MNLENAHALLIGVGGDLPITIDDANAIAKVLGDSNKAAYDPKNVILLTEKNATRENVLSELQNIVEKVKNIEDATVVIFYSGHGGKYRGSNGSDYYLLTNGYDPYDRDNTMIKGDEFSELINSIEANRLLVMLDCCHAAGIIDEKPLIKLKSADEQIVNSNIEILKKLKSGTGKVFITSCDDDEQSVILPDSKNSLFTEVVLEALEGYASNGEEYVGIIDILYYVLRQIPKRIEAYNHIQRPIINKIDDLSSDFFICKVAKYLQTDEFRSKSNPVDKSQLEKLANQFNIENCSELIVISNNGDPIEVIEDTTLKSKTLKEIESLITQGETEKAISQFVDITKTQLVDYKNQSHLLAYKYNVLLNDKMMDGIDDQTYRKELTKIAQALHFFIEKAEKDLNSLTE